In Haloimpatiens massiliensis, the sequence CAGGAAGAATTTAATGAAATAAGGAAACACCCTATATATGGCAAAGACATATTAGAGAAAAAGTTCTATATGTCAGATATTGTATTAAATACTGTGTTACAGCATCATGAAAGGGTAGATGGAAGAGGGTATCCCTATGGACTAATGGGAAATAATATTTCTAAATATGGAAGAATTGTTGCCATTTGTGATGTGTATGATGCTGTTAGTAGTGATAGGTGCTATAGAAAGAGATTTTCTCCTAATGAAGCTTATGAATTAGTATTAGCAGGTAGTGGTAATGCATTTGATGAAGATATGATTTTAAAATTTAGAAATACTTTTTCTGTTTATCCATTAGGGTCAAAAGTGAT encodes:
- a CDS encoding HD-GYP domain-containing protein; protein product: MSYTYIHCLDTSIMATFLAASLNIEKDKIKELATGAVLHDVGKTKISNRIINKTGRLTQEEFNEIRKHPIYGKDILEKKFYMSDIVLNTVLQHHERVDGRGYPYGLMGNNISKYGRIVAICDVYDAVSSDRCYRKRFSPNEAYELVLAGSGNAFDEDMILKFRNTFSVYPLGSKVILSNGLSGYVSGQNAGYPDRPIIRVFHDYNESAYNELDLLKITNITIDGLG